A genomic segment from Lignipirellula cremea encodes:
- a CDS encoding DUF1592 domain-containing protein, with product MSAAPFKMSVLSVLLLGVALLQSTLTSAPAQAAAPTGFLKSHCYDCHSAAEPAGGLDLSALGWDLSNAENFARWVKIFDRVQQGEMPPPEAERPPAAERERFTQALQQSLLAAEQARFTAQGRTGIRRLTRSEYENTIRDLFAMPGIALAGGLPADGSAHGFDKNSDALDISHVNMARYVEAAEHVLEYATATQPTAPTVQKRRISLMNRGGSVAHVVMNGDGVLLRDKQPDPDFPASGEHRHIDQGAHQRMGAFETGSTVGLFRHEDESFSCYFIEHTTIYPGLYRVRTSLWSFQWDKGKVLPSRGVEAARLSVVQLTGDGRGGQHPSYVLGYYDAPSLESQEHELVQWLNINELIGFNTGSLAPVANYARKGRAMAFTGPGIACDWLDVEGPLHDVWPPVAHQVLFGDLPLVEFQPAEHPGVRPPERIKVRHLGGLNRPDPPAGLWTVGSDQPLVDADRLLARFLPRAFRRPVAAEVRQQYVALAAQRMEAGDCFETAMRWAYRAALCSPDFLYHVEPEGPLDDYALANRLSYYLWNSMPDERLTDLAAAGKLRQPDVLQGEVERLLRDPKSERFVKDFLGQWLNLQKIAANDPDRKLYPEFGPYLQDSMVAETEAYFRELLEKDLDASHLIRSDFAMLNEKLATHYGIEGVSGSQIRRVPLPADCPRGGFLTQASILKISANGTTTSPVPRGAFVLERLLGQAPDPPPPNIPAIEPDVRGATTIREQLDKHRNNTVCASCHAKIDPPGFALEAFDVIGGFRTRYRALGEGDKAPRGSIDPFIGISFLLGPQVDASGQLPDKRTFANVQEFQSLLAAETNLLLTNLARQFAIYSTGRDVAFSDREAIARIVAQTEKEGGGVRTLIRKLTQSELFQSR from the coding sequence ATGTCTGCTGCTCCTTTTAAAATGAGCGTCCTGTCCGTCCTGCTGCTTGGGGTCGCCCTGCTGCAGTCGACTTTGACTTCTGCTCCGGCGCAGGCTGCCGCCCCGACCGGCTTTCTCAAGTCGCACTGTTATGATTGCCACAGTGCAGCCGAACCGGCGGGCGGGCTTGATCTGTCGGCCCTGGGCTGGGATCTGTCGAATGCCGAGAACTTCGCCCGGTGGGTGAAAATCTTCGACCGCGTGCAGCAGGGAGAAATGCCGCCCCCAGAGGCAGAGCGTCCACCGGCGGCGGAACGCGAGCGGTTCACCCAGGCGTTACAGCAATCGCTGCTGGCAGCAGAGCAAGCCCGCTTCACGGCGCAGGGGCGCACCGGCATCAGGCGGTTGACCCGCAGCGAGTATGAGAACACGATCCGCGATCTGTTCGCCATGCCGGGCATCGCCCTGGCCGGCGGTCTGCCGGCCGATGGTTCGGCCCATGGCTTTGACAAGAACAGCGACGCCCTGGATATCTCGCATGTAAACATGGCCCGGTATGTCGAGGCGGCCGAGCATGTGCTGGAGTACGCCACGGCGACGCAGCCGACCGCCCCCACCGTGCAGAAACGCCGCATCTCCCTGATGAATCGCGGCGGCTCCGTCGCCCATGTGGTGATGAACGGCGACGGCGTGCTGCTCCGCGACAAGCAGCCTGATCCCGACTTTCCGGCCTCGGGCGAGCATCGTCATATTGACCAGGGCGCCCATCAACGGATGGGGGCCTTTGAGACCGGCAGCACGGTCGGCCTGTTCCGTCACGAGGACGAATCATTCAGCTGCTACTTCATCGAACACACCACGATCTATCCCGGCTTGTACCGCGTGCGGACTTCGCTGTGGAGCTTCCAGTGGGACAAGGGGAAAGTGCTTCCCTCCCGCGGCGTGGAAGCGGCCCGGCTTTCCGTGGTGCAGCTGACGGGCGACGGCCGCGGCGGCCAGCATCCCAGTTATGTGCTGGGATATTACGACGCCCCTTCGCTGGAATCGCAAGAGCATGAGCTGGTCCAGTGGCTCAATATCAATGAGCTGATCGGCTTTAATACCGGTTCGCTGGCGCCAGTCGCCAACTACGCACGGAAGGGCCGGGCGATGGCGTTCACCGGCCCCGGCATTGCGTGCGACTGGTTAGATGTGGAAGGCCCGCTGCACGACGTCTGGCCGCCGGTCGCCCATCAGGTGCTGTTCGGCGATCTGCCGCTGGTCGAGTTCCAGCCGGCCGAGCATCCGGGCGTGCGTCCGCCAGAAAGAATCAAAGTGCGTCACCTGGGCGGGCTGAACCGCCCCGATCCTCCCGCCGGATTATGGACCGTGGGCAGCGACCAGCCGCTGGTCGATGCGGATCGTCTGCTGGCCCGCTTCCTGCCCAGGGCTTTCCGCCGGCCGGTCGCAGCGGAGGTTCGCCAGCAGTACGTCGCATTGGCCGCGCAGCGGATGGAGGCCGGCGACTGTTTCGAAACGGCTATGCGGTGGGCTTACCGGGCCGCGCTTTGTTCGCCCGACTTTTTGTACCATGTCGAACCGGAAGGACCGCTCGACGATTACGCGCTGGCGAATCGCCTGTCGTACTACCTGTGGAACTCGATGCCGGACGAACGCCTGACGGATCTGGCGGCCGCGGGCAAGCTCCGCCAGCCGGACGTCCTGCAGGGCGAGGTGGAACGGCTGCTCCGCGATCCCAAGTCGGAACGCTTTGTGAAGGACTTTCTGGGGCAGTGGCTGAACCTGCAGAAAATCGCGGCCAACGACCCGGACCGCAAGCTGTACCCGGAGTTTGGCCCTTACCTGCAGGATTCGATGGTCGCCGAGACCGAGGCGTACTTCCGCGAGCTGCTGGAGAAAGATCTCGACGCCAGCCACCTGATCCGCTCCGACTTCGCCATGCTGAACGAGAAGCTGGCCACGCACTACGGGATCGAAGGGGTCAGCGGTTCGCAGATCCGCCGCGTGCCGCTGCCGGCCGATTGCCCTCGCGGCGGCTTTCTCACCCAGGCTTCGATCCTGAAGATCTCAGCCAACGGCACCACCACCTCGCCTGTGCCGCGGGGCGCCTTTGTGCTGGAGCGGCTGCTGGGGCAAGCGCCCGATCCGCCGCCGCCGAACATCCCGGCGATTGAGCCCGATGTCCGCGGCGCCACGACCATTCGCGAGCAGCTGGACAAGCACCGCAACAATACGGTTTGCGCTTCTTGCCATGCAAAGATCGACCCGCCCGGCTTCGCCCTGGAGGCATTCGACGTGATCGGCGGTTTCCGCACCCGCTATCGGGCTCTGGGCGAAGGAGACAAAGCGCCGCGGGGATCGATCGATCCGTTCATCGGCATCAGTTTCCTCCTCGGTCCGCAGGTCGACGCCAGCGGCCAGTTACCCGACAAGCGGACCTTCGCCAACGTGCAGGAGTTCCAGTCGTTGCTGGCGGCCGAAACGAACCTGCTGCTGACCAACCTCGCCCGCCAGTTCGCCATTTACAGCACCGGTCGCGACGTGGCCTTTAGCGATCGGGAAGCGATTGCCCGGATCGTCGCCCAGACCGAAAAAGAAGGCGGCGGCGTCCGCACGCTGATTAGAAAGCTGACCCAGAGCGAGCTGTTTCAATCGCGATAA
- a CDS encoding heavy-metal-associated domain-containing protein, translating into MRRLSAPCLTLCLTLLLANLPGLTPGAMAADDQPPGPPGLHTHQVTGLFQPDRVADLRELVLTLPGLELVSVDYETAEAQFRYDPDLLFPGVKSEQILERLHQLVRIPASNTFGVKARCATPREQLTRVEIPVAGLDCKACSFAAYEAVAVLDGVEQARASFHTGVVLAWIHADKIDRAALEAALVKKGVTLATP; encoded by the coding sequence ATGCGACGACTTTCGGCCCCGTGCCTGACCTTGTGCTTGACCCTGCTCCTGGCGAACCTGCCGGGGCTGACTCCTGGCGCCATGGCTGCGGACGATCAACCGCCGGGCCCGCCCGGTTTACATACCCACCAGGTGACAGGCCTGTTCCAGCCGGACCGGGTGGCCGATCTGCGCGAGCTGGTGCTGACCCTGCCGGGGCTGGAGCTGGTGAGCGTCGATTATGAAACGGCGGAGGCCCAGTTCCGTTACGATCCCGATCTGCTGTTCCCCGGCGTTAAATCGGAGCAGATCCTGGAGCGGCTGCACCAGCTGGTGCGGATTCCGGCCAGCAACACGTTCGGCGTCAAAGCGCGCTGCGCCACGCCGCGAGAGCAGTTGACCCGGGTCGAGATTCCGGTCGCCGGGCTGGATTGCAAGGCGTGCAGTTTTGCCGCCTACGAAGCGGTCGCCGTGCTGGACGGCGTCGAGCAGGCCCGCGCCAGTTTCCACACGGGCGTCGTTCTTGCCTGGATCCATGCCGACAAAATCGACCGGGCCGCGCTGGAAGCGGCGCTTGTCAAAAAAGGGGTCACACTGGCGACTCCCTAA
- a CDS encoding TonB-dependent receptor plug domain-containing protein: MFLQRMLAVALVAGCAATVSGQEVFREYVTLAQPAANDSAPGNALPPVEVRPPATDDTGSGSDADALPPVEVRPPADTSGSGSNSPATGNNFPASGGDSPLDLNNGNAAAVAAAAMRADLARAYPSLSQSQLGQAGRFNENTGILRDGQSLFDTPAAVSIRTRQEIEERQAPDMFHALQNEVGVLLQSTAAGQASPFIRGLTGQQVLILVDGIRLNNSVTRRGPNQYFNTIDPGMVDHIEVLRGQGSVLWGSDAIGGVINIVSRGPDLPGSFPGDPNYSGAQAIQYFNTANNSPYSRMNVEGWVNNTGVFAGGSYLNVGDLDTGYDNFPRQPGTSYQQFAGDIKFNYMIDRDQMLTLSMQHFEQEDLARSDRYPGYPGDRNNSNSFAAATFFDPQQRDLTYLRYQALDPLPFIDAVTVTASYNRQKETVTRGVPTTRAQTTDVDTVGVSAVASKEMYNLGKLTSGVDWYYDDVDSPFWGASGPIIPDDAYYSRIGAFVNWNVPLTERLSGVAGARYEAISAAGTPIVNIAGVDTPVFAQAEFSDWVGSAGLVYELTPEVHLVGSIAEGFRAPNLSDLMSNNPNVQQQGQSIPSLGLQPEHSITYEVGVKTDTGRLRTQTFVYWIDLQDNIVSQTTPTPFTFSSANQDSYIQGVEFNGELLLERGWSLYGNFWYTYGQNQVTNAPLSRIPPMQGIMGFRYRSPRQGRYFDIYTWMSDRQDRLDPVSDVRDERIPIGGTPGFATLNLRGGQSFGAHQQHKLSLSLENLTDQPYLVQGSGVYGTGFTARMGYTWTR, encoded by the coding sequence ATGTTTCTTCAACGAATGCTGGCAGTCGCCCTGGTGGCCGGCTGCGCAGCCACGGTTTCTGGCCAGGAAGTCTTTCGCGAATACGTCACCCTCGCGCAGCCCGCCGCGAACGATTCAGCCCCCGGCAACGCCCTGCCTCCGGTCGAAGTGCGACCGCCCGCCACTGACGATACGGGCAGCGGTTCCGACGCCGATGCTTTGCCGCCGGTCGAGGTGCGTCCTCCGGCCGATACTTCGGGCAGCGGGTCGAATTCGCCCGCCACCGGGAATAACTTTCCCGCCAGCGGCGGCGACTCTCCGCTTGACCTCAACAACGGCAACGCGGCCGCTGTGGCGGCTGCCGCCATGCGGGCCGATCTGGCCCGTGCTTACCCCAGCCTGTCGCAAAGCCAGCTCGGACAGGCCGGCAGGTTCAACGAGAATACGGGGATCCTGCGCGACGGGCAGTCGCTGTTTGACACCCCTGCGGCCGTGTCGATTCGCACGCGGCAAGAGATCGAGGAGCGCCAGGCGCCTGACATGTTCCACGCCCTGCAGAACGAGGTGGGCGTGTTGCTGCAGAGCACGGCCGCCGGCCAGGCGTCGCCGTTTATCCGTGGTTTGACCGGTCAGCAGGTGCTGATCCTGGTCGATGGCATCCGCCTGAATAACTCTGTCACACGCCGCGGACCGAACCAGTATTTCAACACGATTGACCCGGGCATGGTCGACCACATCGAAGTGCTGCGGGGCCAGGGATCCGTGTTATGGGGATCCGACGCCATCGGCGGTGTGATCAATATCGTTTCCCGCGGGCCCGATTTGCCGGGTTCCTTTCCCGGCGACCCGAACTACTCCGGAGCCCAGGCGATCCAGTATTTCAACACGGCCAACAACTCGCCTTACAGCCGGATGAACGTCGAAGGCTGGGTCAACAACACGGGTGTGTTCGCCGGCGGCAGTTATCTGAACGTGGGCGATCTGGATACGGGCTACGATAACTTCCCCCGTCAGCCAGGCACCAGTTACCAGCAGTTTGCCGGCGACATCAAGTTCAACTACATGATCGACCGGGATCAAATGCTGACCTTGTCGATGCAGCACTTTGAACAGGAAGACCTCGCCCGCAGCGATCGTTATCCGGGCTACCCGGGCGATCGCAATAACAGCAACTCCTTCGCCGCGGCGACCTTCTTTGATCCGCAGCAGCGCGACCTGACCTACCTGCGGTACCAGGCGCTGGACCCGTTGCCGTTTATCGATGCGGTGACCGTGACCGCTTCCTATAACCGCCAGAAGGAAACCGTCACCCGCGGAGTGCCGACGACGCGCGCCCAGACCACCGATGTCGATACAGTCGGCGTGAGTGCGGTCGCCTCGAAAGAGATGTACAACCTGGGCAAGCTGACGTCCGGCGTGGACTGGTACTACGACGATGTCGATTCGCCGTTCTGGGGCGCCAGCGGTCCGATCATTCCCGATGACGCGTATTACAGCCGCATTGGCGCCTTTGTGAACTGGAACGTGCCGTTGACCGAACGCTTAAGCGGCGTGGCGGGCGCCAGGTACGAAGCGATCTCCGCTGCCGGCACGCCGATCGTCAACATCGCCGGGGTGGATACGCCCGTCTTTGCCCAGGCGGAGTTTTCTGACTGGGTCGGCAGCGCGGGCCTGGTGTATGAGCTGACGCCGGAGGTGCATCTGGTCGGTTCCATTGCCGAGGGCTTCAGGGCGCCGAACCTGAGCGACCTGATGTCGAACAACCCGAACGTGCAGCAGCAGGGCCAGAGCATCCCCAGCCTGGGCCTGCAGCCGGAGCACTCGATCACGTACGAGGTGGGCGTCAAAACAGATACCGGCCGCCTGCGCACGCAGACGTTCGTCTACTGGATCGACCTGCAGGACAACATCGTTTCGCAGACGACGCCTACGCCGTTTACTTTCTCGTCCGCCAACCAGGATTCGTATATCCAGGGCGTCGAGTTCAATGGCGAGCTGCTGCTGGAACGCGGCTGGTCGCTGTACGGCAACTTCTGGTACACGTACGGCCAGAACCAGGTGACGAATGCCCCGCTCAGCCGGATTCCGCCGATGCAGGGGATCATGGGCTTTCGCTATCGCAGCCCGCGCCAGGGGCGGTACTTTGATATTTATACCTGGATGTCGGATCGCCAGGATCGCCTGGACCCGGTCAGCGACGTGCGGGACGAACGCATCCCGATCGGCGGCACCCCCGGCTTCGCCACGCTCAACCTGCGCGGCGGCCAGAGCTTCGGCGCCCATCAGCAGCACAAGCTGAGCCTGAGCCTGGAGAACCTTACTGACCAGCCGTACCTGGTGCAAGGGTCGGGCGTTTACGGAACCGGTTTCACGGCCCGTATGGGTTACACCTGGACCCGGTAA
- a CDS encoding DUF1552 domain-containing protein, translated as MARRLHRRSFLRGAGAVLALPLLDAMRPVHGAEAAADLPRRMVAIQTNMGILPNFFFPEGAGRDYKSSYYLDRLAAHRDQLTVFSGVSLPGVTGGHTADRCFLTGTPHPERGGFRNGVSLDQYAAELVGNRTRYPSLVLAMTSENRTLSYTRSGAPIPSERSPRKLYEQLFVQGKSKEVEANVEALRQGRSMLDFVGEQSKRLNRQLSPADQRRIDQYFTSVRELEKRLHSAQEWEYKPKPQVDAAAPTDIEDNRQFVEKTRLMFGMIKLALETDSSRIVSLFIDTTVIHNITHHGNRPEALAELQAHEAGQFDALAEFLTALQGSKEESHSLLDRTMVLYGTCMGSANSHSNVNLPALIAGGGFRHGQHLAFDTENNYPLSNLYVSMLQRLGIETDQFSTGTGTMRGLEMV; from the coding sequence ATGGCCAGACGACTCCATCGACGATCCTTTCTCCGCGGCGCCGGGGCGGTGCTGGCCCTGCCGCTGCTGGACGCCATGCGACCGGTCCACGGCGCCGAAGCAGCGGCCGACCTGCCGCGACGCATGGTCGCCATCCAGACCAACATGGGCATCCTGCCCAACTTCTTCTTTCCCGAAGGAGCCGGCCGCGACTACAAGTCAAGCTACTACCTCGACCGCCTGGCTGCGCATCGGGATCAGCTGACCGTGTTCTCCGGCGTAAGTCTGCCGGGCGTCACTGGCGGCCATACGGCCGACCGCTGCTTCCTGACCGGCACGCCGCACCCGGAACGCGGCGGCTTCCGCAATGGCGTGTCACTGGACCAGTACGCGGCCGAGCTGGTCGGAAACCGCACCCGTTACCCGTCGCTCGTGCTGGCGATGACGAGCGAGAACCGCACGCTCAGCTACACCCGCAGCGGCGCTCCCATTCCGTCGGAACGCTCGCCCCGCAAACTGTACGAACAGCTCTTTGTGCAGGGGAAATCGAAAGAGGTCGAAGCGAATGTAGAAGCGTTGCGGCAGGGACGCAGCATGCTCGATTTTGTCGGCGAGCAGTCCAAACGCCTGAACCGGCAGTTGTCGCCGGCCGATCAGCGGCGGATCGACCAGTACTTCACCTCGGTGCGAGAGCTGGAAAAACGGCTGCACAGCGCCCAGGAATGGGAGTACAAGCCAAAGCCGCAAGTCGACGCCGCGGCGCCGACCGATATTGAAGACAATCGCCAGTTCGTAGAAAAAACGCGGCTCATGTTTGGCATGATCAAGCTCGCGCTGGAAACCGACTCGTCGCGGATTGTCTCCCTGTTTATCGACACGACCGTGATCCACAACATCACCCACCACGGCAACCGGCCCGAAGCGCTGGCCGAACTCCAGGCGCACGAAGCGGGACAGTTCGACGCACTGGCCGAGTTCCTCACTGCCCTGCAGGGCTCCAAAGAGGAAAGCCATTCCCTGCTCGATCGCACCATGGTCCTGTACGGCACCTGCATGGGCAGCGCTAACTCGCACTCCAACGTGAACCTGCCCGCCCTGATCGCCGGCGGCGGTTTCCGGCACGGCCAGCACCTGGCGTTCGATACGGAAAATAACTATCCGTTGTCGAACCTGTACGTCTCCATGCTCCAGCGGCTGGGCATCGAAACCGACCAGTTCTCGACCGGCACAGGGACGATGCGCGGCCTGGAAATGGTTTAA
- a CDS encoding serine hydrolase domain-containing protein: MKRCGWILVVWGVLGLFTSRTTRAEAPVSALQPFVDRHELAGAVMLVADAQKVLSIETVGYADIAAGKPMRKDTLFWIASQTKPMTAVAVMMLVDEGKIALDEPVEKYLPEFRGQQLAVVDDNGVKKLTTPAHPITIREVLSHMSGLPFRSAAETPTLDALTLEAAVKTYAQTPLQTQPGTHYQYSNAGINTAARILEVVSGQKYETFLQERLLDPLGMTDTTFWPNEEQIGRLAKSYRPDQAKTNLVEFPLSQLGSPLSDRAHRFPMPAGGLFSTAANTARFCQMLLAGGQWNGRQVLSQAAFAELTRRQTPDSVPNSYGLGLMVHADGFGHGGAHATNMDIRPAEDRVLIWMVQHSGFPGKGVQAQGVFKRSALQKQEE, from the coding sequence ATGAAACGCTGCGGTTGGATTCTTGTCGTCTGGGGAGTTCTCGGTTTGTTTACTTCCCGCACGACCAGGGCGGAGGCTCCGGTTTCCGCGTTGCAGCCGTTTGTCGATCGGCATGAGCTGGCCGGCGCGGTGATGCTGGTCGCCGATGCGCAGAAGGTGTTGTCGATCGAGACGGTCGGCTATGCGGATATCGCGGCCGGCAAGCCGATGCGCAAGGACACGCTGTTCTGGATCGCCTCGCAGACCAAGCCGATGACGGCCGTCGCCGTGATGATGCTGGTCGACGAAGGGAAGATCGCTCTCGACGAGCCGGTGGAAAAGTACCTGCCCGAATTCCGCGGCCAGCAGCTGGCGGTGGTCGATGATAACGGTGTGAAAAAGCTGACGACGCCGGCCCATCCGATCACCATCCGCGAAGTGCTCAGCCACATGAGCGGCCTGCCGTTCCGCTCCGCGGCGGAAACGCCGACGCTCGACGCCCTGACGCTGGAAGCGGCCGTGAAGACTTACGCCCAGACGCCGTTGCAGACCCAGCCCGGCACGCACTACCAGTACTCCAACGCCGGCATCAACACGGCGGCGCGGATCCTTGAAGTCGTTTCGGGCCAGAAGTACGAAACGTTCCTGCAGGAGCGGTTGCTGGATCCGCTCGGCATGACCGACACCACGTTCTGGCCGAATGAAGAGCAGATCGGACGCCTGGCAAAGTCTTATCGTCCCGACCAGGCGAAAACGAACCTGGTGGAGTTCCCGCTGTCGCAGCTCGGTTCGCCCTTGTCCGACCGCGCCCATCGTTTCCCGATGCCGGCCGGCGGGCTGTTTTCCACCGCGGCCAATACGGCCCGGTTCTGTCAGATGCTGCTGGCGGGCGGCCAGTGGAATGGCCGCCAGGTTTTGAGCCAGGCGGCCTTTGCCGAACTGACCCGGCGGCAGACGCCCGACTCGGTCCCCAACAGCTATGGCCTGGGGCTGATGGTTCACGCCGACGGCTTTGGCCACGGCGGAGCGCACGCCACGAACATGGATATTCGTCCGGCCGAGGATCGCGTGCTGATCTGGATGGTCCAGCACAGCGGCTTCCCCGGCAAGGGCGTGCAGGCGCAGGGCGTCTTCAAACGGTCGGCCTTGCAGAAACAGGAAGAATAA
- a CDS encoding metallophosphoesterase family protein, with the protein MAALSGTRIACFGGVYNNYLAFEAALGDAKNRGVDACYCLGDLGAFGPHPDRVFPLIDQHQVLCLQGNYDDSIGNQLDDCQCGYTDPRDNHFAQISYDYTLRNTSAANREFMRSLPAQRRLELGPLQLLLCHGSPRKVNEFLWESTTPTHFLEWLAKNEQADVIAATHTGIKWERTFAGPRGPGRFVNVGVLGRPENDGARNVWYTLLEHRPDTGLQVEFVPVEYDYLRLAREMQAEGLPQEFIETVHTGWWTTCLEVLPSKERLRGKH; encoded by the coding sequence ATGGCCGCACTGTCGGGAACGCGCATCGCCTGTTTTGGCGGCGTCTATAACAACTACCTCGCCTTCGAGGCGGCCCTGGGCGATGCAAAAAATCGCGGCGTCGACGCCTGCTATTGCCTGGGCGACCTGGGCGCCTTTGGGCCGCACCCCGATCGTGTGTTTCCCCTGATCGACCAGCACCAGGTCCTTTGCCTGCAGGGGAACTACGACGACTCCATCGGCAACCAGCTGGACGATTGCCAGTGCGGCTATACCGACCCCCGCGACAACCACTTTGCCCAGATCAGCTACGACTACACACTGCGGAACACGTCGGCGGCCAACCGGGAGTTCATGCGTTCCCTGCCCGCCCAGCGTCGGCTGGAACTGGGCCCGCTGCAGTTGCTGCTGTGCCACGGCAGCCCGCGCAAGGTGAATGAGTTTCTCTGGGAGTCGACCACCCCCACCCACTTCCTGGAATGGCTTGCAAAGAACGAACAGGCCGACGTGATCGCCGCGACGCATACCGGCATCAAATGGGAAAGGACGTTCGCCGGCCCGCGTGGACCGGGCCGATTCGTCAACGTCGGCGTATTAGGACGACCAGAGAACGACGGCGCCCGGAACGTCTGGTATACGCTCCTGGAGCACCGGCCTGACACGGGCCTGCAGGTGGAGTTTGTGCCGGTCGAGTACGACTACCTGCGACTGGCCCGCGAGATGCAAGCCGAAGGCCTGCCGCAGGAGTTCATCGAAACCGTCCACACCGGCTGGTGGACCACCTGCCTGGAAGTGCTGCCGTCGAAAGAACGACTCCGCGGCAAGCACTGA
- a CDS encoding radical SAM protein, protein MNLPPVDTTASPSVELSHLDHLWFQAAGTLCNLTCHHCFISCSPKNKNFGFLSLEEVQTRLAESATLGVKEYYFTGGEPFLNPDMTQILIATLQVGPATVLTNGTVLKEAWLTALRDTVAGGLYSLEFRVSIDGFSPETNDPIRGDGVFQRAMQGVQKLVDFGFLPIITAARTWPEEEDQETIARFVAMLKAAGYARPRLKILPALKLGAEEQRSGGYRESERIDDRLLEGFDRTQLVCEHSRIVTDQGVHVCPILIEAPDSLLGQTLAESQRPFPVSHGACYTCYLYGAICSNASSK, encoded by the coding sequence TTGAATCTCCCGCCCGTCGATACGACCGCTTCGCCCTCGGTGGAACTGTCGCACCTGGATCACTTATGGTTCCAGGCGGCGGGCACGCTCTGCAATTTGACCTGTCATCACTGCTTCATCAGCTGCAGTCCCAAAAACAAAAACTTCGGGTTCCTGTCGCTGGAAGAAGTGCAAACGCGGCTGGCCGAATCGGCGACGCTGGGGGTCAAGGAATACTACTTCACCGGGGGCGAGCCGTTTCTCAATCCGGACATGACGCAGATCCTCATCGCCACGCTGCAGGTTGGTCCGGCGACCGTGCTCACCAATGGCACCGTGCTAAAAGAAGCATGGCTGACGGCGCTGCGCGACACCGTGGCGGGCGGCCTGTACTCGCTGGAGTTTCGCGTGTCGATCGACGGCTTCTCTCCGGAGACGAACGATCCCATCCGCGGCGACGGCGTTTTCCAGCGAGCCATGCAAGGCGTACAGAAGCTGGTCGATTTTGGCTTCTTGCCCATCATCACGGCCGCCCGCACCTGGCCCGAAGAAGAGGACCAGGAAACGATCGCCCGCTTTGTCGCCATGCTGAAAGCGGCCGGGTATGCCCGCCCACGGCTGAAGATCCTGCCAGCGCTCAAGCTGGGAGCCGAAGAGCAACGCAGCGGAGGCTATCGCGAGTCGGAACGAATCGACGATCGCCTGCTGGAAGGCTTCGACCGCACGCAACTGGTCTGCGAACATAGCCGCATCGTGACGGATCAAGGCGTGCATGTCTGCCCGATCCTGATCGAGGCGCCCGACTCCCTGCTGGGCCAGACCCTGGCCGAATCGCAACGTCCGTTCCCTGTCAGCCACGGCGCCTGCTACACCTGTTATCTGTACGGGGCCATCTGTTCCAACGCCTCGTCAAAGTAA